From a region of the Gossypium raimondii isolate GPD5lz chromosome 10, ASM2569854v1, whole genome shotgun sequence genome:
- the LOC105778054 gene encoding syntaxin-61, whose translation MSKAQDPFYIVKEEIQESIDKLQSSFHQWERIRPDNEQRVRLTKELFTNCESIEWQVDELDKAISVAARDPSLYGIDEVELENRRRWTSSARTQVGNLKKAVVAGKENGNSASAMHRELMRLPDRSNMYTVEDNDEFISSESDRQMLLIRQQDEELDELSASVERIGGVGLTIHEELLAQENIIDDLGNEMDSTTNRLDFVQKKVAMVMKKASATGQCMMISFLLGLFIILFILVFFT comes from the exons ATGTCTAAAGCTCAAGATCCATTTTACATCGTCAAAGAAGAGATTCAAGAATCT ATCGATAAATTGCAGTCAAGTTTTCACCAATGGGAGAGGATTCGTCCCGACAACGAACAACGAGTTCGTCTCACGAAAGAACTATTCACCAATTGCGAGAGCATTGAGTGGCAG GTAGATGAATTGGACAAAGCAATTTCTGTGGCAGCTAGGGATCCTTCATTGTATGGCATTGATGAAGTGGAACTTGAAAATCGGAGGAGATGGACCAGCTCTGCTCGAACTCAG GTCGGGAATTTGAAGAAAGCTGTAGTAGCTGGAAAAGAAAACGGCAATAGCGCAAGTGCAATGCACAGAGAATTGATGAGGCTGCCAGATAGATCCAACATGTACACCGTGGAAGATAATGATGAATTTATATCATCGGAATCAGACAGACAAATGCTTCTTATAAG GCAACAGGATGAGGAGTTGGACGAGCTCAGTGCCAGTGTTGAGAGAATAGGAGGTGTTGGTCTTACCATACATGAAGAACTTCTTGCACAG GAGAATATAATAGATGATTTAGGTAATGAAATGGACAGCACAACAAACCGATTGGATTTTGTTCAG AAGAAAGTAGCTATGGTTATGAAGAAGGCAAGTGCAACGGGTCAGTGTATGATGATATCATTTTTGCTGGGTTTGTTCATTATTCTATTCATTCTGGTCTTCTTCACTTGA